In Candidatus Methylomirabilota bacterium, one genomic interval encodes:
- a CDS encoding fumarylacetoacetate hydrolase family protein, giving the protein MKLCQFQGARGGRRVGVVEGDTVVDITAPREGVASVLDLIRRGRSARGIERLARRLARGRRPRHPWRALDRAPAGRRPGLLAPLDPPEVWGAGITYRRSAEYYAEHETGHTGRVKGIYDYVYESERPELFFKATASRCAGPHAPIGLRGDSKLTAVEAELAVVLGSDGEIVGYTVGNDLSAWDIERENPLFLPQSKIFQGSFAFGPVMATPTTVPDPHALQIQCTIERGSRRLYEGQASTRDLKRRCEELVDWLTRYNPIPPGAVLSTGTGILVPDPHALEPGDVVSITIEPIGTLRNRVHRLPA; this is encoded by the coding sequence GTGAAGCTCTGTCAGTTCCAGGGTGCGCGTGGGGGCCGCCGGGTCGGCGTCGTCGAGGGAGATACGGTGGTCGACATCACGGCGCCCCGCGAGGGGGTCGCGTCCGTCCTGGACCTGATACGGCGCGGTCGCTCGGCGAGGGGCATCGAGCGGCTCGCGCGCCGCCTCGCGCGAGGGCGGCGGCCCCGCCACCCGTGGCGCGCGCTCGATCGCGCCCCGGCCGGCCGTCGGCCGGGCCTCCTCGCCCCGCTCGATCCCCCGGAGGTCTGGGGCGCGGGAATCACCTATCGTCGGAGCGCCGAGTACTACGCCGAGCACGAGACGGGCCATACCGGGCGCGTCAAGGGCATCTACGACTACGTCTACGAATCCGAGCGCCCGGAGCTCTTCTTCAAGGCGACGGCGTCCCGGTGCGCCGGTCCGCACGCTCCGATCGGGCTGCGAGGGGACTCGAAGCTGACGGCCGTGGAAGCGGAGCTCGCGGTGGTGCTCGGCAGCGACGGTGAGATCGTCGGCTACACCGTCGGGAACGACCTCTCGGCCTGGGACATCGAGCGCGAGAACCCGCTCTTCCTCCCGCAGTCGAAGATCTTCCAGGGGAGCTTCGCGTTCGGGCCCGTGATGGCGACCCCCACCACCGTGCCCGACCCTCACGCCCTCCAGATCCAGTGCACAATCGAGCGCGGCAGCCGCCGGCTCTACGAGGGGCAGGCGAGCACCCGCGACCTCAAGCGCCGCTGTGAGGAGCTGGTCGACTGGCTCACGCGTTACAACCCGATCCCGCCCGGCGCGGTCCTCTCCACGGGGACCGGCATCCTGGTGCCGGACCCCCACGCCCTCGAGCCGGGAGACGTCGTCAGCATCACCATCGAGCCGATCGGCACCCTGCGGAACCGCGTCCACCGGCTTCCCGCCTGA